The Azospirillum baldaniorum genome segment AAGGACGGGGTAACCGTCCACCGTTCGGAATTGGATCGACGCCATACCATGATGGTTTTTTCCAAAGCGGGAGTATCGCGATGAGCGCCACCGCCAAGCAGCAGCCGACCCCAGCCGTGCCGGAGAGAGCCACGCCGGACAGCACCGCCCCGGCGGGCGCGTCGTTGCCCGCCGTCTATACCGACCTTGGCCGCATCATCGAGAGCATGACCCGGCGTTTCCTGGACGTGCTGCGGATGGAGCTGGCGCGGATCGGGATCGACGACCTCAGCCCCGGCCAGGCCCTGATGCTGATCAACATCGGCGGCGAGGAGCTGTCGGTGCGCGACCTGCTGGAGCGCGGCTACTATCTCGGCTCCAACGCCTCCTACAACCTGAAGCATCTGGTGGAGGCGGGCTATGTCGACCGCTCCGCCTCGCAGCGCGACCGGCGCACGGCGCGGCTCCGCCTGTCGGAGCGCGGCCTGAAGCTGTGCGAGGCGCTACGCGGGCTGGAAGCCGTGCGGGGCGAGGCGCTGATCCGCACCGACGAGGAAGCCGCCGATCTGGAGACGACTTACCGCACGTTGCGCCGTTTGGAACGGGCGTGGAGCGATCTGATCCGCTACGATACGCCGGAGTACTGATCCCGAGCGTCCGTTCCGGAAGACCCAGCGCATGTCACAGCGGTCCCTGAGCCAGAAGGATGTCGAGCGCCTGCTGGCCGCGCCCGACGCCCAGGCGCGCATCGACACCATGACCCATCTGGTGCGCGACCTGGAGGCGGGGGACCTCGCCGAGGCGGAGCGGGCGCTGGCCATGGACATCCTGCAGCGCTTCGCCGCCGACGCGGTGACCGCCGTGCGCGAGGCGGTGGCGTGGCAGATCCACAACTCCTCCCTGCTGACGGAGGGGCTGGCGGAGAAGCTGGCCCGCGACGTCGACCGGGTGGCCTTCCCCATCCTGCGCCACGCGGAGAAGCTGAGCGAAGGCTTGCTCCTGGACATCCTGCGCGAACGGCGCCCGGCGAAGGAACTGGCCATAGCCGGGCGCCGCTCCGTCTCGCCCGTGGTGTCCGACGCGCTGGTGCGCAACGGCAACGTCATCGTCATCACGGAGCTTCTGCGCAACCGGGGCGCCGTCATCCCGGAGCCGTCCCTGCACAGCGTGCTCGACCGCTGGGGCGGCGTCGCCACGGTGAACGAGGCCATGGCGGCACGGCCCGACCTGTCGGCGGCGGTGGTGGAGAAGCTGATCCTCTTCGTGTCGGAGGAGATCCGCAACCGGCTGATCCGCAGCCATCGCCTCAACCCCCGCCTGATCGGCATCCTGGTGGAGCGGGCGCGGGAGGCGGTGACTCTGCTCCTCCTGAAGCCGCTGACCCCGCGCGAGGCGGACGTGGAGCTTCTCGCCCGGCATCTGCTGATCCGCGGGCGGCTGTCGGCGCCGCTGCTCTTCCGCGCGCTGTGCGCCGGGGAGATCGCGCTCTTCGACGCCGGGATCGCGGTGCGCGCCAACCTGCCGCCGGAGAACGCCCGTCAGCTCGCCTGGGACGGCGGGCCGCACGCGCTGAAGGGGCTGTTCGCCAAGGCGGGCCTGTCCTTCACCCTGCTGAAGCCCTTCCGCGTCGCCATCGCGGTGGCGAAGGCGCTGGACTACCGCGGCGGTGACGAGGGGCGCGAGCGCTTCCAAACGGAGGCCATCGCCACCCTGTTCGACGCCTGCGGCAACAGCCAGGACCGGGAGATCGACGACCTGCTGCTGCAACTGTTCGACCAGACCTCGGCGGAGGTGATCGAAAAGGCGCTGGAGCAGGCGGGGATGCCCTTCTCTCCGCTGAACAGCTGAGTCACAGGCTGAAGAACGTCTTCAGCCGGGCCAACAGGTCATGCTCGGTCGTCGTCTGGGTTACGGCGGCGGGGGCGCTGGCGCGGCGGTGGGCGTCGTTGCGGCGCTGGCGCAGGCCCATCAGGTCGGCCAGCCGGGCGGCCAACTCCGGACGGCGGCGCAGGACGGGATCGAGCGCCTCCTTGTCCAGCTCGTAGACCACGGCGTCGGTGTTGGCGATCACCGACGCGCTGCGCGGCTGGCCGGTCAGCAGCGACATTTCTCCGAACACATCGCCCGGCCCCATGTGGTCGAGCAGGAGCGTCCGCCCTCCGAAGGCCCCGCGCACGTCCAGCGCGCCCTCGGCCACCAGGAAGAGGGAGGTCCCGGTCTCGTCCTGGCGGACCACCGCCTCCCCGGCGGCGACATGGCGCAGATGCATGCCGGAGGCCAGTTCGTCGATCTCCTCAGGGCGGAAGGCGGCGAACAGGTCCACGTGGGACAGCAGGTCCCGCCCCAGCCCCAGCGCCGAACAGGGCGGCGGGCGGTTGCTGCGGCGGCGCATCTCCTGCTTGGGGCTGGCCGGTTCCAGCCCGGCGCGGGCCAGATGCTCCAGGATGGTGGTCGCCACGGCGTCGCGGGTCGCGGCCAGCCGGGAATAGTCCGCCACCCAGAATCGCGCCTGATAGGTGACGCCGTTCAGCGTGATCGCGTCCACCACCACGTCGGGCCGCGGCTCGGTGGGGACGGCGTCGCAGCAGACGATGGCCGACAGGATGATCCGCTTGGCGCGGGCCACCGGCACCTCGGCGTCGAGGGTCACCGGCACGCCGGCGCGGAAGCCGCTGCCGGGCTGGCTGTAGTTGGTGATGCGGTTGCCCGCGGCCAGCCCGTTCGGCACCACCAGCGCCGTGCCGTCCAGAGTGACCAGCCGGGTGGCCCGCCAGTTGATCTCGTCCACCCGCCCGGTGACGCCGGGGGTCAGCTCCACCCAGTCGCCGATGCGGTAGGGATGCTCGACGTTCAGAGCGATGCCGGAAAAGATGTCGGCGATCATGTTGCGCAGCGCGAAGCCCAGCACCGCGAACACCACGCCGGAGGTGGCGACCAGCCCGGTCACCGGCTGCCCCAGCACGAAGGCCAGGATGCCGAGCACCGCCAGCCCGTAGAGCAGCGCGCGCAGCAGGTCGGTCAGCAGGCGCGGCATCGGCGTGGCGCGGGCGTTGCGCGCCACCACGAGGTCGATGACCCGCGACCCCAGCCACGCCGCCCCCAGCCACGCCACGGCGGCGAGCAGCGAGGCCAGCGCATCCGCCACCATGGCACCCGCGATGGGGGCGATGTGACCGGACAGCCAGGGACGCTGCCCCGCCAGACCGGCCGCCCCGAGAGTCAGCAGCGCCGGGGCCAGCAGGTGGCGCAAACCGAGGCGCGGCGGCGCGCCGGTGGGGCCGATGGGAAGCGGGGCGAGGCGGGATGAATCGGGCATGCGGGACCGGCAACCTCCTGCCCCGTGACCTTCGCACCGCGGGCGGAACCGTCAAGCCCAAAATAGGAATAGGCGAAGCGGCCCCGGTCTTCGCGCAAAATGGGGTGGTTGGGGAATGCCTTCGCTCCTTAATATTCGGAGGGTGGAGAGAGAAAGGATGAGGTCCGAAAAACCGCGAACATTGTCCGCCCACCAAGCATAAGATTGAAATTCCCAAAGAGAAGAGCCAGAAGAGCGAGGTGTCCATGCCTCATGCCGCCATGATCGTGGCGGCCGCGCTGCTCCTGTTGCCGGGCGCGGCGTCGGCCCAAAGCGCGAACGCTCAAAGCACGAATGGACGGGTGAAGGCGCCGGAAGGGGCGCGCGCCTACATCATGTGGCCGTCCAACGGCACCACCATCTCCGGCGGAAAGCTGTGGGTCCGCATGGGCTTGCAGAACATGGGCATCGCCCCGGCGGGCATCCGCAAGGAGGACACCGGGCACCACCATCTGCTGGTGGACAGCGATCTCGCCACCTACGACGAACCCATCCCGAACACCAAGCAGTCGCTGCATTTCGGCGGTGGCCAGACGGAGGTGCGGCTGGAGCTGCCGCCGGGTCGGCACACGCTCCAGATGATCCTGGGCGACGCGGACCATGTGCCGCACGACCCGCCGATCATGTCGCAGAAGGTCACCATCATCGTCCCTTAAGGGCATCGCCCCTCAACGGGAGCGCGACAGGGAGGAAGTCATGATGCGCACCGCCGCCGTCCCGGTCCTTCTGGCCGTCCTGCTCGCCGCCGGGCCGCTGGCCGCGCAATCGTCGCCGGAAGCCGACCCGCTCGACAAGCCGCTGTCCGACACCACCAACACCCCGCAGCCGGCCAGCCCAGGGCACGAGCATGAAAGCACGCCCTCGACCCCCGATGCGGCGAAGTCCGGACGGACGGCGGCGCCGAAGGACGTCTATATCTACGTCGGCTGGCCCAACGACGGCGAGGTGGTCAGGGGCCGCTTCAAGGTGTGGTTCGGCCTGCGCAACTTCGGCGTCGCTCCGGCGGGCGTGCGAAAGGACAACACCGGCCACCATCACCTGCTGGTGGACACCGACCTGCCGCCGATGGACGAGCCGATCCCCAACAACCGCAACTACATCCATTTCGGCAAGGGACAGACGGAAACCTATCTGGAGCTGCCGCCGGGGCGGCACACGCTCCAGCTTCTGATGGGCGATGCGGAGCACATCCCGCACGACCCGCCGATCCTGTCCAAGAAGATCACCATCACCGTGCGTCCGGGCGGCGACAGCACACGCGTGTCGGTCCGCTGATCTGGCCCGCTGATCCAGTCCGCTGAACGTCCAGGGAGTGAGGCCATGGCATTTGAGGCGACGGGAGTTGTCGGGCGCACCGGTTTCGCGAGAGTGGCGGCGGTCGCATTGCTCCTGCTCCTCGGGGCCTGCGTCACCTCGGGCGAACAGGCGACCGTGGTCCAGAAGCCGAAGACCCCGCCCGTGCGCACCGTGTCCAACTTCAGCGAGGCGCTGCGCTGCATGGACACGCTGATGTGGAACCATGGCAAGCGCGACATCTTCATCACCTCCAACGGCATCCCCGACGCCACGGGCCGGGTGGCCGGCGGCACCAAGGAGATGCTGATCACCGCCGTGTCGCGCATGTCGGAGCGGTCGAACGCCTTCCGCTTCGTCGATTTCGAGCCGACGCTGGACGACGTGAACGCGCTCTACTGGATGATCGGGGTGCAGCCCAACTTCCGCGCGCCGTCCTACTACGTGCGCGGGGCCATCACCCAACTCGACGACAATGTGGTGAGCGAGGCGGCCAGCGCCGGCATCTCCCTGCCGACCTTCGACCTCGGCATCTCCGCCGATCAGGTGATGTCGGTGATCTCGGTGGATTTGAACATCGGGGAGTTGGCGACGCGCCAGATCATCCCCGGCCTGTCGGCCAGCAATTCGCTCGCCATCATCTCGTCGGGCAAAGGGGCGGATGCCGGGGCGGTGATCGGCAAGGCCGGCCTCTCCTTCAACGTTTCGCTCAACAAGTCCGAGGGGCTGCATCAGGCAGTGCGCACGCTGATCGAACTCAGCACGATCGAGGTGCTGGGCAAGATGACCCGCACCCCCTACTGGCAATGTTTGGGGATCGACCAGACCAACCCGGCCTTCGCCGGCCAGGCGCGCGACTGGTTCGACGGCATGGCGCCTTCGCAGCGCGTCGCCTACGTCCAGCGCGTCCTGCTGGCCGAGGGCTATTACGACGGCTCGGACAGCGGCCAGCTCGACGAGCGCACCCGCGACGCGATTTCCCGCTATCAGGCGGACAACGACCTGATCGCCACGGGGCGCATCGACTTCGACCTCTACCAGCGCATGCTGGCCCAGCCCAGCGGCCAGAAGGGGCCGGGGGCGCCGCGCCTGCAATCGGTGTCGAACGCGGGCGGGGAGGGGTTGCCCCGCGCAACGCCGGCACCGGCCGGGGCGCCGCCTGATCTGGTCCTCAGTTCCGACCGCGGGCCGCAGCCGCGCTACCGTGCCGGGGAGGCGCTGGTGGTCAAGGTGCAGCCGACGGCCAACGGCTTCGTCTACTGCTACTACCAGGACGCCGCCGGGTCGGTGGCCCGCATCTTCCCCAACCGCTTCCAGCCCGACAGCTTCGTCCAGGCCAACCAGCAGGTGGAAGTCCCGCCGGGAGCGCAGAAGCCCTTCAACCTGCGCATGGACCGTCCCGGCGCCTCCGAGACCATCGCCTGCGTGGTCTCCCCCGACGAACTCGGTACGCGCATCGCCGACCGCTACAAGACCGAGGACCTTCAGCCCATCCCCGGCGCGACGCTGGCGGACGTGGTGGGCGCCTACGGCAGCATCCAGGGCACCAACGTGCGCAGCCGGCAGATGGCCGTGCAGGTTCTGCCCGCCGTGTCGGCTCAACGTTAGGGCTTTGGGATAGGGATTGTGGGCCGGCTCACAGCGCGGGGACGGGGGCGGGGGTAGAGAAGGGGGCAGCAGAACACCACGCCAGATCATGGCGCCGAATCATGGGAGACCACCGATGCCGCGACCGACCTCCAAGACCATCGCCCGACGGCTGAACGGCGTGGCGCTTCCCGCTTTGGCTCTGCCGATGATCGCCCTGGCCTGCATGGCGGTCCCGGCGCGGGCGCAGACCGTCGAGGGTTCCGGGGGCAATCGGGTCATGATGTTCGAGCGCCCGCCGACCGTGGAGGAGCTGCGCGAGGCGGTGAAGCCCGGCCCCGCGGCGGCCCCTGCGACGGACGGCAGCGAGCAGCCGAAGATCCGCACCCGCAGCATCGAGATCATCGGCGGCGGCATGAACAGCGCCAACCGCCCGCGTCCGACCGACAGCGTGAACTACGGCGCGCCGGCCCAGCAGCAGGCGACCTCGCAACAGAGCTACAGCCCGCCGACCGCGCCGGTGGCGCAGCCGGAACCGGCGCCCCAGCCCAAGCCCAAGCGCGCGCCCGTGCAGGAGGCCGCGGCCCCGCCCGTCGCCCCGCCGCCGGCCGCGCCGCGCCGCTCCAACGGCGTGCAGCCGGCCACCCTCTCCGCGCCGGAGACCCCGGCGGAGACCCGCCCGACCAACGGCTTCGGCTTCCGCATCAACTTCGCCTTCAACTCCGCCGACGTGCCGAAGGAGTTCTATTCCTACGTCGACGCGGTCGGTGGGCTGATGTCGCAAGACCCGCAACTCCGCCTCGTCATCGAAGGTCACACCGACGCCGTGGGAAGCGAGCAATACAACATCGCCCTCTCCGAGCGCCGGGCCGTGTCGGTGGGCGAGTATCTGGTGCGCGTCCACCACATCGAGCCGCAGCGCATTGCCATTGCCGGCCTGGGCAAGAGCCAGCCGCTGACTCCCGACCCGACCGACAGCCGCAACCGGCGCGTCGAGTTCCGGCCCATCCAGTGACCGAGAGGGAAGGGGGACGCGCGCCATGGTCCGAAAACTCCTTCTCCTGGTGGCGATCGCGGCGCTCCCCCTCGTCGGGGGCGCCGCCGACGCGACGGTGGTCCGCAAGAGGAGCAGCGACGCGGGGGTGCAGCCCGGCGGCATCGACGTCGGGGTTCCCAAGGGCCGCGTGCGCATCCAGTGCTGGCAGGACGGCGAGAAGATCATCGACGAGAGCGATCTGAACGTCCTGTCACTCAGCGTCGCCAGCCAGTTGAACGCGTTGCGCTTCCGCCGGGCGGGTGAGCCGGAGAACAGTCTCGCCATCGTGACGCGGAACCGGACGTCGTGTCTGTTGAGCCCGAAGGAATGATGGGAGTATTGCCCCCACCCTGACCCTCCCCCGCTTCGCAGGGGAGGGAATTGGTGCTGCATGTACAAAAAATCCCTCCCCTGCGAAGCGGGGGAGGGAGGGGACCGGCGAAGCGGGGAGGGTGGGGGCAATGCCCCCATCACCTCCGCTCTCAATGCACGCTGACCAGTTCCATTCCATGCTCCTGAAGCGTCGCCCCCGCCGAAGCGCGGTCGGTGTCCAGCCACAGGCAGGTGCCGTTGGCGGCGTACACGGCGTAGGCGGGCAGGCCGTCGATCTCCACCGACCGCAGATAGGCGACTTCCAGGATTCCATGACGGGCGAAGCGGTCATCGAAACCCTCGGCGGCGTCGGCTTTGGTGCGGCGGTCGGTCATGGTCGGTCTCCTCGGGCGCTGGGGCGGACC includes the following:
- a CDS encoding DUF2336 domain-containing protein, with the translated sequence MSQRSLSQKDVERLLAAPDAQARIDTMTHLVRDLEAGDLAEAERALAMDILQRFAADAVTAVREAVAWQIHNSSLLTEGLAEKLARDVDRVAFPILRHAEKLSEGLLLDILRERRPAKELAIAGRRSVSPVVSDALVRNGNVIVITELLRNRGAVIPEPSLHSVLDRWGGVATVNEAMAARPDLSAAVVEKLILFVSEEIRNRLIRSHRLNPRLIGILVERAREAVTLLLLKPLTPREADVELLARHLLIRGRLSAPLLFRALCAGEIALFDAGIAVRANLPPENARQLAWDGGPHALKGLFAKAGLSFTLLKPFRVAIAVAKALDYRGGDEGRERFQTEAIATLFDACGNSQDREIDDLLLQLFDQTSAEVIEKALEQAGMPFSPLNS
- a CDS encoding DUF4384 domain-containing protein, which gives rise to MAFEATGVVGRTGFARVAAVALLLLLGACVTSGEQATVVQKPKTPPVRTVSNFSEALRCMDTLMWNHGKRDIFITSNGIPDATGRVAGGTKEMLITAVSRMSERSNAFRFVDFEPTLDDVNALYWMIGVQPNFRAPSYYVRGAITQLDDNVVSEAASAGISLPTFDLGISADQVMSVISVDLNIGELATRQIIPGLSASNSLAIISSGKGADAGAVIGKAGLSFNVSLNKSEGLHQAVRTLIELSTIEVLGKMTRTPYWQCLGIDQTNPAFAGQARDWFDGMAPSQRVAYVQRVLLAEGYYDGSDSGQLDERTRDAISRYQADNDLIATGRIDFDLYQRMLAQPSGQKGPGAPRLQSVSNAGGEGLPRATPAPAGAPPDLVLSSDRGPQPRYRAGEALVVKVQPTANGFVYCYYQDAAGSVARIFPNRFQPDSFVQANQQVEVPPGAQKPFNLRMDRPGASETIACVVSPDELGTRIADRYKTEDLQPIPGATLADVVGAYGSIQGTNVRSRQMAVQVLPAVSAQR
- a CDS encoding OmpA family protein, which produces MPRPTSKTIARRLNGVALPALALPMIALACMAVPARAQTVEGSGGNRVMMFERPPTVEELREAVKPGPAAAPATDGSEQPKIRTRSIEIIGGGMNSANRPRPTDSVNYGAPAQQQATSQQSYSPPTAPVAQPEPAPQPKPKRAPVQEAAAPPVAPPPAAPRRSNGVQPATLSAPETPAETRPTNGFGFRINFAFNSADVPKEFYSYVDAVGGLMSQDPQLRLVIEGHTDAVGSEQYNIALSERRAVSVGEYLVRVHHIEPQRIAIAGLGKSQPLTPDPTDSRNRRVEFRPIQ
- a CDS encoding mechanosensitive ion channel family protein, whose protein sequence is MPDSSRLAPLPIGPTGAPPRLGLRHLLAPALLTLGAAGLAGQRPWLSGHIAPIAGAMVADALASLLAAVAWLGAAWLGSRVIDLVVARNARATPMPRLLTDLLRALLYGLAVLGILAFVLGQPVTGLVATSGVVFAVLGFALRNMIADIFSGIALNVEHPYRIGDWVELTPGVTGRVDEINWRATRLVTLDGTALVVPNGLAAGNRITNYSQPGSGFRAGVPVTLDAEVPVARAKRIILSAIVCCDAVPTEPRPDVVVDAITLNGVTYQARFWVADYSRLAATRDAVATTILEHLARAGLEPASPKQEMRRRSNRPPPCSALGLGRDLLSHVDLFAAFRPEEIDELASGMHLRHVAAGEAVVRQDETGTSLFLVAEGALDVRGAFGGRTLLLDHMGPGDVFGEMSLLTGQPRSASVIANTDAVVYELDKEALDPVLRRRPELAARLADLMGLRQRRNDAHRRASAPAAVTQTTTEHDLLARLKTFFSL
- a CDS encoding DUF4399 domain-containing protein, with the protein product MMRTAAVPVLLAVLLAAGPLAAQSSPEADPLDKPLSDTTNTPQPASPGHEHESTPSTPDAAKSGRTAAPKDVYIYVGWPNDGEVVRGRFKVWFGLRNFGVAPAGVRKDNTGHHHLLVDTDLPPMDEPIPNNRNYIHFGKGQTETYLELPPGRHTLQLLMGDAEHIPHDPPILSKKITITVRPGGDSTRVSVR
- a CDS encoding DUF1150 family protein, with translation MTDRRTKADAAEGFDDRFARHGILEVAYLRSVEIDGLPAYAVYAANGTCLWLDTDRASAGATLQEHGMELVSVH
- a CDS encoding DUF4399 domain-containing protein, which codes for MPHAAMIVAAALLLLPGAASAQSANAQSTNGRVKAPEGARAYIMWPSNGTTISGGKLWVRMGLQNMGIAPAGIRKEDTGHHHLLVDSDLATYDEPIPNTKQSLHFGGGQTEVRLELPPGRHTLQMILGDADHVPHDPPIMSQKVTIIVP
- a CDS encoding MarR family winged helix-turn-helix transcriptional regulator, translated to MSATAKQQPTPAVPERATPDSTAPAGASLPAVYTDLGRIIESMTRRFLDVLRMELARIGIDDLSPGQALMLINIGGEELSVRDLLERGYYLGSNASYNLKHLVEAGYVDRSASQRDRRTARLRLSERGLKLCEALRGLEAVRGEALIRTDEEAADLETTYRTLRRLERAWSDLIRYDTPEY